The Candidatus Pantoea soli genome window below encodes:
- the nusB gene encoding transcription antitermination factor NusB, with translation MKPAARRRARECAVQALYSWQLSNNDIADVEYQFLAEQDVKDVDISYFRELLAGVATNSAYLDGLMKPYLSRQLEELGQVEKAILRISLYELSKRDDVPYKVAINEGIELAKVFGAEDSHKFVNGVLDKAAPQIRPHKK, from the coding sequence GTGAAACCTGCTGCTCGTCGTCGCGCCCGTGAGTGCGCTGTCCAGGCGCTTTACTCCTGGCAGTTGTCCAACAACGACATTGCCGATGTGGAATACCAGTTTCTGGCGGAACAGGACGTCAAAGACGTCGATATCAGTTACTTCCGCGAACTGCTGGCCGGTGTGGCGACCAACAGCGCGTACCTGGACGGTCTGATGAAGCCTTACCTGTCGCGCCAGCTGGAAGAGCTGGGCCAGGTAGAAAAAGCCATCCTGCGCATTTCGCTCTATGAGCTAAGCAAGCGTGATGATGTGCCGTATAAAGTGGCCATTAACGAAGGCATTGAGCTGGCTAAGGTGTTTGGCGCCGAAGACAGCCATAAATTTGTTAACGGCGTGCTGGACAAAGCCGCCCCGCAAATTCGACCTCACAAAAAATAA
- the xseB gene encoding exodeoxyribonuclease VII small subunit: MPKKAEAPVTFESALQQLEQIVSRLESGELPLEDALNEFERGVQLARSGQQTLQQAEQRVQILLSDDKDAELAPFTPEND, encoded by the coding sequence ATGCCGAAAAAAGCCGAAGCGCCTGTAACGTTTGAAAGCGCCCTGCAGCAGCTGGAACAGATTGTCAGCCGCCTGGAAAGTGGCGAACTACCGCTGGAAGATGCGCTGAATGAATTCGAACGTGGCGTTCAGCTGGCACGCAGCGGCCAGCAGACGCTGCAGCAGGCTGAGCAGCGCGTTCAGATTCTGCTGAGCGATGACAAAGACGCTGAGCTTGCTCCTTTTACGCCGGAAAATGACTGA
- the ispA gene encoding (2E,6E)-farnesyl diphosphate synthase, protein MDFVQLQRAYHERVNLALTRLIDPLPFQSSPLVNAMHYGALLGGKRLRPFLVYATGEMLRADSASLDAPAAAIECIHAYSLIHDDLPAMDDDALRRGQPTCHIKYGEDTAILAGDALQTLAFSILADQPMPGVSPQDRIAMLSELAQASGVAGMCGGQALDLAAEGKHIDLAQLEQIHRHKTGALIRAAVRLGALAAGEAGRAALPQLDSYASAIGLAFQVQDDILDVIGDTAVLGKTQGADQALGKSTYPALMGLDNARAKAQDLYQEALSALDTLAAQSYDTSALQALASFIIERDK, encoded by the coding sequence ATGGATTTCGTCCAATTACAGCGCGCGTACCATGAGCGCGTGAATCTGGCGTTGACGCGCTTAATAGATCCACTTCCTTTTCAGAGTTCTCCTCTGGTGAATGCCATGCATTATGGGGCACTATTAGGCGGTAAGCGCCTGCGCCCGTTTCTGGTGTACGCCACAGGAGAAATGCTGCGCGCCGATAGCGCCAGCCTGGATGCGCCCGCCGCGGCGATAGAGTGTATCCATGCTTACTCTCTGATTCATGACGATCTGCCGGCGATGGATGACGACGCACTCCGCCGCGGGCAGCCAACCTGCCATATAAAGTATGGTGAAGACACGGCGATTCTCGCCGGTGATGCACTGCAAACTCTGGCGTTTTCGATCCTCGCCGATCAGCCCATGCCGGGCGTCAGCCCGCAGGACCGTATTGCGATGCTGTCGGAACTGGCCCAGGCCAGCGGCGTTGCCGGTATGTGCGGCGGACAGGCACTGGATCTGGCCGCCGAAGGCAAACACATCGATCTTGCCCAGCTCGAACAGATTCATCGCCACAAAACCGGCGCGCTGATTCGTGCCGCTGTGCGTCTCGGTGCGCTGGCGGCGGGTGAGGCAGGCCGCGCCGCGCTGCCGCAGCTGGACAGTTATGCCAGCGCCATCGGTCTGGCGTTTCAGGTGCAGGATGACATTCTGGATGTCATTGGGGATACCGCGGTGCTGGGCAAAACGCAGGGTGCCGATCAGGCACTGGGCAAAAGCACCTACCCGGCGCTGATGGGGCTGGATAACGCCCGGGCCAAAGCGCAGGATCTGTATCAGGAAGCCCTCAGCGCCCTGGATACGCTGGCCGCACAATCGTATGACACAAGCGCATTACAAGCGCTGGCAAGCTTCATAATTGAACGCGATAAATAA
- the dxs gene encoding 1-deoxy-D-xylulose-5-phosphate synthase: MSFDIAKYPTLALAGTVQELRLLPKEKLPALCDELRQYLLDSVSRSSGHFASGLGVVELTVALHYVYNTPFDHLVWDVGHQAYPHKILTGRRDRIGTIRQKNGLHPFPWRGESEYDVLSVGHSSTSISAGLGMAVAAEREGQGRRTACIIGDGAITAGMAFEAMNHAGDIKPDMLVILNDNEMSISENVGALNNRLAQILSGKTYSRLREGGKRVLDGLPPIKELVKRTEEHLKGMVVPGTLFEELGFNYIGPVDGHDVLTLVSTLKNMRNLKGPQFLHIMTKKGKGYAPAEQDPIAWHAVPKFDPASGSLPKSAPGLPSYSKIFGNWLSEMAAGDPRLMAVTPAMREGSGMVSYSREYPQQYFDVAIAEQHAVTFAAGMAIGGYKPVVAIYSTFLQRAYDQVIHDVAIQQLPVLFAIDRGGIVGADGQTHQGAFDIAYLRCVPGMVIMTPSDENECRQMLYTGYHYQDGPSAVRYPRGTGTGATLEPLASLPLGKGVVKRRGEQLAILNFGTLLPEAQAAAEALNATLVDMRFVKPLDEALIRELAASHDALITLEEGAIKGGAGSGVNEYVMAKRLRVPVLNLGLPDEFIPQGTQEEIRVDYQLDAAGIQQQIAAWLAQ, encoded by the coding sequence ATGAGTTTTGATATTGCAAAATACCCGACACTGGCGTTAGCAGGCACGGTTCAGGAATTACGTTTACTGCCGAAAGAAAAACTTCCGGCCCTGTGTGATGAGCTGCGTCAGTATCTGCTGGATAGCGTGAGCCGGTCTTCCGGCCACTTTGCTTCCGGCCTGGGCGTCGTCGAGCTAACAGTCGCGCTGCATTATGTTTACAACACCCCGTTTGACCATCTGGTGTGGGACGTCGGCCATCAGGCCTATCCGCACAAGATCCTGACCGGACGCCGCGATCGCATCGGCACTATCCGTCAGAAAAATGGCCTGCATCCATTCCCGTGGCGCGGTGAGAGTGAATACGACGTGCTGAGCGTCGGCCACTCCTCTACCTCGATCAGCGCCGGGCTCGGCATGGCCGTGGCCGCAGAGCGGGAAGGCCAGGGCCGCCGCACTGCCTGCATCATTGGCGACGGCGCCATCACGGCCGGCATGGCCTTTGAGGCGATGAACCACGCCGGTGACATCAAGCCGGATATGCTGGTGATCCTCAACGACAACGAAATGTCGATCTCCGAAAACGTGGGTGCACTCAACAATCGGCTGGCCCAGATTCTCTCCGGTAAAACCTATTCGCGCCTGCGTGAAGGCGGCAAGCGCGTACTGGACGGTCTGCCACCGATCAAAGAGCTGGTAAAACGCACCGAAGAGCACCTGAAAGGTATGGTGGTGCCGGGCACGCTGTTTGAAGAGCTGGGCTTTAACTATATCGGTCCGGTGGACGGTCACGATGTCCTGACGCTGGTCAGCACGCTGAAGAACATGCGTAACCTGAAAGGCCCGCAGTTCCTGCATATCATGACCAAAAAGGGCAAAGGCTATGCGCCGGCGGAGCAGGACCCGATCGCCTGGCACGCGGTGCCGAAGTTCGATCCGGCCAGCGGTTCACTGCCCAAAAGCGCGCCGGGTTTGCCCAGCTATTCGAAAATTTTTGGCAACTGGCTCAGCGAAATGGCGGCGGGCGATCCTCGCCTGATGGCCGTGACACCTGCCATGCGTGAAGGCTCCGGTATGGTGAGCTACTCGCGTGAATATCCGCAGCAGTATTTTGATGTGGCAATTGCTGAACAGCACGCGGTGACCTTTGCCGCAGGCATGGCGATTGGCGGCTACAAGCCGGTGGTGGCAATCTACTCCACCTTCCTGCAGCGCGCTTACGACCAGGTGATTCACGATGTCGCCATCCAGCAGCTGCCGGTGCTGTTTGCCATTGACCGCGGCGGGATTGTCGGCGCTGATGGCCAGACGCATCAGGGCGCGTTTGATATCGCCTATCTGCGCTGCGTGCCGGGCATGGTGATTATGACGCCAAGCGACGAAAACGAGTGCCGTCAGATGCTTTACACCGGCTACCACTACCAGGATGGCCCGAGCGCGGTGCGTTATCCGCGCGGCACCGGCACCGGTGCCACGCTGGAACCGCTTGCCAGCCTGCCGCTGGGCAAAGGCGTGGTGAAGCGCCGTGGCGAGCAGCTGGCAATCCTCAACTTTGGTACGCTGCTGCCGGAAGCGCAGGCTGCGGCCGAGGCGCTGAACGCAACGCTGGTGGACATGCGTTTTGTTAAACCGCTGGATGAAGCGCTGATTCGCGAGCTGGCAGCCAGCCATGACGCCCTGATTACGCTGGAAGAAGGCGCGATCAAAGGCGGTGCCGGCAGCGGCGTCAACGAGTACGTGATGGCGAAACGCCTGCGCGTGCCGGTGCTCAACCTCGGCCTGCCGGATGAATTTATCCCGCAGGGCACGCAGGAAGAGATCCGCGTGGATTACCAGCTGGATGCCGCCGGTATTCAGCAGCAAATTGCCGCCTGGCTGGCGCAGTAA
- the pgpA gene encoding phosphatidylglycerophosphatase A produces MTTLTRNKDVAKSRLRLRNPWHLLATGFGSGLSPIMPGTAGSVAAIPFWWLMTSLPLQIYTLLVLVGISVGVYLCHRTARDMGVHDHGSIVWDEFIGMWITLMAIPAMSWQWVLAGFVIFRLFDMWKPWPIRWFDRNVHGGMGIMVDDIIAGVISAGILYGLGLAV; encoded by the coding sequence TTGACCACTTTGACGCGAAATAAAGATGTCGCCAAAAGCCGGCTGCGCCTGCGTAATCCCTGGCATCTGCTGGCCACCGGCTTTGGCAGCGGCCTGAGCCCGATTATGCCAGGTACCGCCGGTTCCGTGGCGGCGATTCCGTTCTGGTGGCTGATGACCTCTCTGCCGCTACAGATTTACACGCTGCTGGTGCTGGTGGGGATCAGCGTCGGCGTCTATCTGTGTCACCGTACCGCGCGGGATATGGGCGTGCACGATCACGGCAGCATTGTCTGGGATGAGTTTATCGGCATGTGGATTACGCTGATGGCGATTCCGGCAATGAGCTGGCAGTGGGTGCTGGCCGGGTTTGTGATTTTCCGCCTGTTTGATATGTGGAAACCCTGGCCTATCCGCTGGTTTGACCGCAACGTGCACGGCGGCATGGGCATCATGGTTGACGACATCATTGCCGGTGTCATTTCAGCTGGCATTCTGTACGGGCTTGGACTCGCCGTTTAA
- the thiI gene encoding tRNA uracil 4-sulfurtransferase ThiI, with protein MKFIIKLFPEITIKSQSVRLRFIKILTGNIRNTLRTVADDIAVVRHWDHIEVRAKDEALRPIITDELTRIPGIHHVLAVEDRTWTDMHDIFEQTLALNRERLEGKSFCVRVKRRGKHSFSSQDVERYVGGGLNQHIESARVQLNRPEETVNLEIEDDRLLLVTGRYEGLGGFPIGTQEDVLSLISGGFDSGVSSYMLMRRGCRVHYCFFNLGGAAHEIGVRQVAHYLWQRFGRSHRVRFVAINFEPVVGEILEKVDDGQMGVVLKRMMVRAASMVAERYGVQALVTGEALGQVSSQTLTNLRLIDNASDTLILRPLISHDKEHIIDVARQIGTEDFARTMPEYCGVISKSPTVKAVKAKIEAEEGNFDFDILNRVVQEASNVDIREIAEQTEEEVTEVETVDSFSDNDMVLDIRAVDEQEDKPLSLQGVGVKSLPFYKLSTQFGDLDQSKTWLLYCDRGVMSRLQALYLHEQGFKNVKVYRP; from the coding sequence ATGAAGTTTATCATCAAGCTCTTTCCTGAAATCACCATCAAAAGTCAGTCGGTGCGGCTGCGCTTTATCAAAATTCTGACCGGCAATATCCGTAACACTCTGCGTACCGTCGCTGACGACATCGCGGTAGTGCGCCACTGGGATCACATTGAGGTCCGCGCGAAGGATGAAGCACTGCGCCCGATTATCACGGACGAGCTGACGCGTATTCCGGGTATTCACCACGTGCTGGCGGTAGAAGACCGCACCTGGACCGATATGCACGACATCTTCGAGCAGACGCTGGCGCTGAACCGCGAGCGGCTGGAAGGCAAAAGCTTCTGCGTGCGCGTGAAGCGTCGTGGTAAGCATAGCTTCAGTTCGCAGGATGTGGAGCGCTATGTTGGCGGTGGGCTTAATCAGCATATTGAAAGCGCGCGCGTGCAGCTGAACCGCCCTGAGGAGACGGTCAATCTGGAGATTGAAGATGATCGCCTGCTGCTGGTGACCGGCCGCTATGAAGGGCTGGGCGGCTTCCCGATTGGTACACAGGAAGACGTGCTGTCGCTGATTTCCGGCGGTTTCGATTCCGGTGTTTCCAGCTATATGCTGATGCGTCGCGGCTGCCGCGTGCACTACTGCTTCTTTAATCTGGGCGGCGCCGCGCATGAAATTGGCGTTCGCCAGGTGGCGCACTATCTGTGGCAGCGCTTTGGCCGTTCGCATCGCGTGCGCTTTGTGGCGATCAACTTTGAGCCGGTGGTGGGCGAGATCCTTGAAAAAGTGGATGACGGCCAGATGGGCGTGGTGCTGAAGCGGATGATGGTTCGCGCGGCCTCAATGGTCGCAGAGCGCTACGGCGTGCAGGCGCTGGTCACCGGCGAAGCGCTGGGGCAGGTCTCCAGCCAGACGCTGACCAACCTGCGCCTGATCGATAACGCCTCGGATACGCTGATTCTGCGTCCGCTGATTTCCCACGACAAAGAGCACATCATTGATGTGGCGCGTCAGATTGGCACCGAAGATTTTGCCCGTACCATGCCGGAGTACTGTGGCGTGATCTCCAAAAGCCCGACCGTCAAAGCGGTGAAGGCGAAGATTGAAGCCGAAGAGGGCAATTTTGACTTCGACATCCTGAACCGGGTGGTGCAGGAAGCCAGCAACGTCGACATTCGTGAAATTGCCGAGCAGACAGAAGAGGAAGTCACCGAGGTTGAAACCGTGGACTCTTTCAGCGACAACGATATGGTGCTGGATATCCGCGCGGTGGATGAGCAGGAAGATAAGCCACTGTCGCTGCAGGGCGTCGGCGTGAAATCCCTGCCGTTCTACAAGCTGAGCACGCAGTTTGGCGACCTGGATCAGAGTAAAACCTGGCTGCTGTATTGCGATCGCGGCGTCATGAGCCGTCTGCAGGCGCTCTATCTGCACGAGCAGGGCTTCAAAAACGTGAAGGTCTACCGGCCGTAA
- a CDS encoding aldo/keto reductase has product MKTVRLGQTDLQVSRLCLGCMTFGDPTRGNHAWTLPEESSRPLIQQALDAGINFFDTANSYSDGSSEEILGRVLKSSARRDDVVVATKVYFPLSNLSQGLSRNNILQSIDDSLTRLGMEYVDLLQIHRWDYNTPIEETLAALDEVVKAGKARYIGASSMHAAQFAQALTLQQQHGWARFVSMQDQYNLIQREEENEMHPLCQREGVAVLPWSPLARGKLTRPWGETTARSVSDNVMEKLYTGTEENDAAIAERLATVAADKGVTRAQLALAWLLHKPVVTAPIIGASREQQFAELVKAVDIELDATEIAELEMAYQPHPVVGFE; this is encoded by the coding sequence ATGAAAACCGTTCGTTTAGGCCAGACCGATCTCCAGGTTTCACGTCTCTGTTTAGGCTGTATGACTTTTGGCGATCCGACGCGAGGCAATCACGCCTGGACGCTGCCGGAAGAGAGCAGCCGTCCGCTGATTCAGCAGGCGCTGGACGCCGGCATCAACTTTTTTGACACGGCAAACAGCTACTCCGACGGCAGCAGCGAAGAGATTCTGGGCCGCGTGCTGAAAAGCAGCGCCCGCCGGGATGACGTGGTGGTGGCGACCAAAGTCTATTTTCCGCTGAGTAACCTGTCACAGGGGCTGTCACGCAACAATATTCTGCAGTCAATTGATGACAGCCTGACGCGTCTCGGCATGGAGTATGTCGATCTGCTGCAGATTCACCGCTGGGATTACAACACGCCGATTGAGGAGACGCTGGCCGCGCTGGATGAGGTGGTTAAAGCCGGCAAAGCCCGCTATATCGGCGCGTCATCAATGCACGCCGCGCAGTTTGCGCAGGCGCTCACTCTGCAGCAGCAGCATGGCTGGGCGCGTTTTGTCAGCATGCAGGATCAGTACAACCTGATTCAGCGTGAAGAGGAAAACGAGATGCATCCGCTGTGTCAGCGGGAGGGCGTTGCGGTGCTGCCGTGGAGTCCGCTGGCGCGCGGTAAGCTGACGCGGCCGTGGGGGGAAACCACGGCGCGCTCGGTATCGGATAATGTCATGGAGAAACTCTATACCGGCACGGAAGAGAACGATGCGGCAATTGCCGAACGGCTGGCGACGGTCGCGGCGGATAAAGGCGTTACCCGCGCGCAGCTGGCACTGGCGTGGCTGCTGCACAAGCCGGTGGTCACCGCGCCGATTATCGGCGCCTCACGCGAGCAGCAGTTTGCCGAACTGGTGAAAGCCGTGGACATTGAGCTGGACGCCACTGAGATCGCTGAACTGGAAATGGCGTATCAGCCGCATCCGGTAGTGGGATTTGAATAA
- the thiL gene encoding thiamine-phosphate kinase, with the protein MSCGEFELIARYFNRVTSSRRDVEKGIGDDCALLNLPEKQTLAISTDTLVAGVHFLRDIHPADLGYKALAVNLSDLAAMGADPAWLTLALTLPEVDERWLAAFSDSLFELLDYYDMQLIGGDTTRGPLSLTLGIHGLVPVGRALKRSGARPGDWIFVTGTLGDSAAGLALLQHHQRLSDPAVHEALIKRHLRPMPRILQGQALRNLATSAIDLSDGLISDLGHILAASRVGARLNLETLPLSAALHDHFEPEQVLRWALSGGEDYELCFTVPEVNRGALDVALGHLGVPYTCIGQIAPEGEGLTLLENGKPRRFNHKGFDHFDAK; encoded by the coding sequence ATGTCCTGTGGTGAATTCGAACTGATCGCACGTTATTTTAACCGCGTCACCAGCTCCCGCCGCGATGTGGAGAAGGGAATTGGTGACGACTGTGCGTTACTGAACCTGCCTGAAAAACAGACGCTGGCCATCAGCACCGATACGCTGGTCGCGGGCGTGCATTTCCTGCGTGATATTCATCCGGCCGATCTCGGCTACAAGGCGCTGGCGGTCAATCTCAGCGATCTGGCTGCCATGGGCGCTGACCCGGCATGGCTGACGCTGGCGCTGACGCTACCAGAGGTGGATGAGCGCTGGCTGGCCGCATTCAGCGACAGCCTGTTTGAGCTGCTGGATTACTACGATATGCAGCTGATAGGCGGCGACACCACGCGCGGTCCCCTGAGCCTGACGCTGGGCATTCATGGCCTGGTGCCGGTTGGCCGGGCGCTGAAACGTTCCGGGGCCAGACCCGGTGACTGGATCTTTGTTACCGGCACGCTCGGCGACAGTGCGGCCGGGCTGGCGCTGCTGCAGCACCATCAACGCCTAAGCGATCCGGCGGTGCATGAAGCGCTGATTAAGCGCCACCTGCGGCCGATGCCGCGTATTCTGCAGGGGCAGGCGCTGCGCAACCTGGCGACATCGGCCATCGATCTCTCTGACGGTCTGATTTCCGATCTCGGCCACATTCTGGCGGCGAGTCGCGTGGGAGCCCGGCTGAATCTGGAGACGCTGCCGCTCTCTGCCGCGCTGCACGACCATTTTGAGCCGGAGCAGGTGCTGCGCTGGGCGCTGAGCGGCGGCGAAGATTATGAGCTGTGCTTTACGGTGCCGGAAGTGAACCGCGGGGCGCTGGATGTGGCGCTGGGCCATCTGGGGGTGCCTTATACCTGTATCGGGCAAATCGCCCCGGAAGGTGAGGGGCTGACGCTGCTGGAAAACGGCAAGCCGCGCCGCTTTAACCACAAAGGATTTGACCACTTTGACGCGAAATAA
- the yajL gene encoding protein deglycase YajL → MRASPSVLVCLAHGSEETEAVTTIDLLVRGGLQVTTASVEGDGTREIVCSRGVRLLADAPLVEVADNDFAAIVLPGGVKGAETFRDSPLLVETVRQFHLAGKIVAAICAAPGTVLVPHDLFPVGNMTGFPGLKESIPETRWMERRVVWDPRVNLLTSQGPGTAIDFALKLIDLLVDKETAREVAAQLVLAAGIYNYQEFE, encoded by the coding sequence ATGCGCGCCAGCCCATCGGTTCTGGTTTGCCTCGCTCATGGCAGTGAAGAGACCGAAGCGGTCACCACGATAGATTTACTGGTCCGTGGCGGACTGCAGGTCACCACAGCCAGCGTAGAAGGTGACGGTACGCGTGAGATCGTCTGCTCGCGCGGCGTGCGGCTGCTGGCGGATGCACCGCTGGTAGAAGTGGCTGATAACGATTTTGCTGCCATCGTTCTGCCGGGCGGAGTGAAAGGCGCCGAAACCTTCCGCGATAGTCCGCTGCTGGTGGAAACCGTGCGCCAGTTTCACCTCGCTGGAAAAATCGTGGCGGCGATTTGTGCCGCACCGGGCACGGTACTGGTGCCGCACGATCTCTTCCCGGTGGGCAACATGACCGGTTTTCCCGGTCTGAAAGAGAGCATTCCGGAAACGCGCTGGATGGAGCGCCGGGTGGTGTGGGATCCCCGCGTCAACCTGCTGACCAGCCAGGGGCCGGGCACCGCCATCGATTTTGCCCTGAAGCTGATTGATCTGCTGGTGGATAAAGAGACGGCGCGCGAGGTCGCGGCACAGCTGGTGCTGGCGGCTGGTATTTACAACTATCAGGAATTTGAATAA